A genomic stretch from Natronomonas gomsonensis includes:
- a CDS encoding GNAT family N-acetyltransferase, whose protein sequence is MDPADEPAVRSLQSTLDYADPQLIDAALDGPFIGRVAVHEGSTVGYAIALPGQETTLSELVVAAEYRRHGYGRSLVDAVAEASGADRTVVTTPAENERAEHFYRAIGFAVSERLPSFYADGTAALRLVRGE, encoded by the coding sequence ATGGACCCGGCCGACGAACCGGCCGTCCGGTCGCTGCAGTCGACTCTCGACTACGCGGACCCACAGTTAATCGACGCCGCCCTCGACGGCCCGTTCATCGGCCGAGTCGCCGTCCACGAGGGGAGCACCGTCGGCTACGCTATCGCGCTTCCCGGCCAGGAGACGACGCTCTCGGAGTTGGTCGTCGCCGCCGAGTACCGTCGGCACGGGTACGGTCGGTCGTTGGTCGATGCCGTCGCGGAGGCCTCGGGCGCCGACCGAACGGTCGTCACGACGCCAGCGGAAAACGAGAGAGCCGAACACTTCTATCGGGCCATCGGATTCGCGGTCAGCGAGCGCTTGCCGTCGTTTTACGCCGACGGCACGGCCGCATTACGCCTCGTTCGCGGCGAGTAA